In Pseudomonas sp. DNDY-54, a genomic segment contains:
- a CDS encoding efflux RND transporter periplasmic adaptor subunit gives MRQLLQNAALTCATALLLVACSDDEQTAPPAPPPPEVEVMTVDPQPVANIIELPGRVQAVRIAEIRARVNGIIQKRLYEEGTEVEVGTPLFQIDPREMRANLKAAKAALERAEATALNAAQDVRRYKGLVAKQAISQQEYDTALATLRTAKADVSQAEANVQSAELNLEYTTVESPIEGRAGRAQVTEGALVSASEGTLLTTVEQFDPVYVNFSQSSSDLLEVRARIASGELELPDESRVEVKLILENGSEYPHPGYIDFYAMSIDETTGTVAVRAEFPNPDKLLLPGQFVRARVNAGVRPNGVLIPQRAVVVNDQAARVLLVGEDDKVASHEVELGELQGSEWVIRSGLKKGDVVIVEGGGSVRSGAAVRTIPFEREAPPESPEASATPESAQ, from the coding sequence ATGAGGCAGTTACTGCAAAACGCTGCGTTAACCTGTGCCACGGCGCTGTTGCTGGTGGCGTGCTCCGACGACGAACAAACCGCACCACCCGCCCCCCCGCCGCCGGAGGTGGAAGTGATGACGGTCGACCCGCAACCGGTCGCGAACATCATCGAGCTCCCCGGGCGCGTCCAGGCCGTACGCATCGCCGAAATCCGCGCGCGGGTCAACGGCATCATCCAGAAACGACTCTACGAAGAAGGCACTGAGGTCGAGGTCGGCACGCCACTGTTCCAGATCGACCCGCGTGAAATGCGCGCCAATCTCAAGGCCGCCAAGGCGGCACTGGAGCGCGCTGAAGCCACGGCGCTGAATGCCGCGCAGGACGTCAGGCGTTACAAGGGACTGGTCGCCAAGCAGGCCATCAGCCAGCAGGAATACGACACAGCCCTCGCCACACTGCGCACCGCGAAAGCGGATGTGTCGCAAGCCGAAGCCAACGTGCAATCGGCGGAGCTCAATCTGGAATACACCACCGTCGAGTCGCCCATCGAAGGCCGGGCCGGGCGCGCGCAGGTCACCGAAGGTGCGCTGGTCAGCGCCAGCGAAGGCACGCTGCTGACCACCGTGGAGCAGTTTGATCCGGTCTACGTGAATTTTTCACAGTCCAGTTCCGACCTGCTGGAGGTCCGTGCCCGAATCGCCTCGGGTGAGCTGGAGTTGCCGGACGAAAGTCGCGTCGAGGTGAAATTGATCCTGGAAAACGGCAGCGAGTATCCGCACCCCGGGTACATCGACTTCTACGCCATGAGCATCGACGAAACCACCGGCACCGTGGCGGTACGCGCCGAGTTTCCGAACCCCGACAAGCTGCTTTTGCCCGGTCAGTTCGTCCGCGCACGCGTGAATGCGGGTGTTCGCCCGAACGGCGTGCTGATCCCGCAGCGTGCGGTGGTGGTCAACGACCAGGCGGCGCGAGTACTGCTGGTTGGCGAAGACGACAAGGTTGCCTCACACGAGGTGGAACTCGGCGAACTGCAAGGCAGCGAGTGGGTGATCCGCAGCGGCTTGAAGAAAGGCGACGTGGTGATCGTTGAAGGTGGCGGCAGCGTGCGTAGCGGTGCGGCGGTGCGCACCATACCCTTCGAGCGTGAGGCGCCACCGGAGTCGCCGGAAGCGTCCGCGACGCCCGAGTCAGCCCAATGA
- a CDS encoding multidrug efflux RND transporter permease subunit, translated as MTPSFFIRRPVFAWVIALGILLGGLLAVRSLPIEQYPSIAPPSLRISVTYPGADASVLETNVTQVIEQELNGVEGFLYMDSSSRSNGSASIELTFESGTDIDIAQMEVQNRLSRVEQRLPEEVRRQGIQVFQASQDFLLIISLFSENGTMSTLELGHFSTTRVLDELRRVQGVGDIREFYTAYAMRIWLNPDRLASFGLSAADVLRAVQEQNSQSAGGALGDLPLADDIEINAPLETRGRFSTPEEFASIILRATPDGSAIRLKDVARVELGAQNYTSRSELNGQPAAGLAVQLTPGANALDTAAAVKQRMNELAEGFPEDIGWTVPFDSTPFISSSIQQVVVTLLQAMALVVLVMLLFLQNWRTTVIPTIVIPITLAGTCLGLWIAGFSINLLSLFGMVLAIGTLVDDAIVVVENVKRIMDEEQLPPYQATVKAMEQVTAPIIGTTLALIAVFVPLAFFPGSTGGIYRQFAITLSIAVATSTVLALVLTPALCAALLKPNQQQDEKPGLSQRIFGPFNRWMDRTTDRYHHAVGGMLAHPLWFLLAFVGLLALTAFLYLRMPSAFLPDEDQGSLMTVIQAPPGATVERTEEAIEQVKAFYAEHPLVEDAITVYGFSFFGQGQAHAMSFVRLIPWDQRTEEGSSAQALVGEAMARFSQIKEARVFALNPPSIPGLGVAGGFTFKLEDRGGMGYSALLDARNQLLGKASESPILQNVRPEGADDAPRLRVNIDRIKARALGLSIDEVNATLAIAFGSAYANDFNRDGRVLQVLLQADAPYRMTPQDVLDLKVINDQGESVPFGAFTSVEWTEGPTQLQRYNGYSALTLSGSAAPSSTTGEAMTEMERLAAELPGGFSYEWTGASLEEQQASGQVGLLLGLSLLVVLMVLAALYESWTVPIAVLLVVPFGALGAVLFAMLRDLPADVYFNVGLVTIIGLSAKNAILIVEFAIEEEGHGKSLTDAVMNAVRLRFRPILMTSLTFILGMLPLVLSTGAGAAGRVAVGTGVMGGMIVATLLGLFYIPLFYLSVRRWLTKRRPPTAEDKAHAAEEEEAPDNA; from the coding sequence ATGACACCGTCGTTCTTCATTCGTCGCCCGGTCTTCGCCTGGGTCATTGCACTGGGCATCCTGCTTGGCGGTCTGCTGGCCGTGCGCTCGCTGCCCATCGAGCAATACCCCAGCATCGCGCCGCCCAGCCTGCGCATCAGTGTCACCTACCCCGGCGCCGATGCGTCGGTGCTGGAGACCAATGTCACCCAGGTGATCGAGCAAGAGCTCAACGGTGTTGAAGGGTTTCTCTACATGGACTCGTCGAGCCGTTCCAACGGCAGCGCCTCGATCGAACTGACGTTCGAGTCCGGCACCGATATCGACATTGCGCAGATGGAAGTGCAGAACCGCTTGAGCCGCGTCGAGCAGCGACTGCCAGAAGAAGTACGCCGCCAGGGCATTCAAGTGTTCCAGGCATCGCAGGACTTCCTGCTGATCATTTCGCTGTTCTCTGAGAACGGCACCATGAGCACCCTGGAACTTGGCCATTTCAGCACCACGCGGGTGCTCGATGAGTTACGGCGCGTGCAGGGCGTGGGCGACATCCGCGAGTTCTATACCGCTTATGCCATGCGGATCTGGCTCAACCCTGATCGTCTGGCGAGCTTCGGCCTTTCCGCGGCGGACGTGTTACGAGCGGTACAGGAACAGAACAGCCAGTCGGCAGGCGGCGCGCTGGGTGATCTACCGCTGGCCGACGACATCGAGATCAACGCGCCACTGGAAACGCGGGGCCGCTTCAGTACGCCGGAAGAGTTCGCCTCGATCATCCTGCGCGCGACACCCGATGGCTCGGCCATTCGACTGAAGGACGTCGCGCGAGTCGAGCTGGGTGCTCAGAATTACACCTCGCGCAGCGAGCTCAACGGGCAGCCGGCAGCGGGTCTGGCCGTTCAGCTGACGCCGGGTGCCAACGCGCTGGACACCGCGGCAGCGGTCAAGCAGCGAATGAACGAGCTGGCCGAAGGCTTTCCCGAGGACATCGGCTGGACTGTTCCCTTCGACTCGACCCCGTTCATTTCCTCCTCCATCCAACAGGTCGTCGTCACCCTGCTACAGGCCATGGCCCTGGTGGTGCTGGTGATGCTGCTGTTCCTGCAGAACTGGCGGACCACGGTCATTCCCACCATCGTGATACCGATCACCTTGGCGGGGACATGCCTAGGGCTCTGGATCGCCGGCTTCTCGATCAACCTGTTGAGCCTGTTCGGCATGGTGCTGGCGATCGGGACCCTGGTCGACGACGCCATCGTGGTGGTGGAGAACGTCAAGCGGATCATGGATGAGGAGCAGTTGCCCCCCTACCAGGCCACGGTCAAAGCCATGGAGCAGGTCACCGCGCCGATCATCGGCACGACCCTGGCATTGATCGCAGTGTTTGTGCCCCTGGCGTTCTTTCCCGGCTCCACCGGGGGCATCTACCGGCAATTCGCAATTACGCTGTCGATCGCCGTGGCCACGTCCACCGTGCTGGCCCTGGTACTCACACCCGCGCTCTGTGCTGCGCTGCTCAAACCGAACCAGCAACAGGACGAAAAGCCCGGCCTGAGCCAGCGCATCTTCGGCCCCTTCAATCGCTGGATGGACCGCACCACCGATCGCTATCACCACGCGGTGGGTGGCATGCTTGCTCACCCGCTCTGGTTCCTGCTGGCCTTCGTCGGGCTGCTGGCGCTGACGGCGTTTCTGTATCTGCGCATGCCCAGCGCCTTTCTGCCGGATGAAGATCAGGGCTCGCTGATGACGGTGATTCAGGCACCGCCGGGCGCCACCGTCGAGCGCACCGAGGAGGCCATCGAACAGGTGAAGGCGTTCTACGCCGAGCATCCGTTGGTCGAGGACGCGATCACCGTCTACGGTTTCAGCTTTTTCGGCCAAGGCCAGGCGCACGCCATGTCGTTCGTGCGCCTGATTCCCTGGGATCAGCGGACCGAAGAAGGCAGCTCGGCACAGGCGTTGGTCGGTGAAGCCATGGCCCGCTTTTCGCAGATCAAGGAAGCGCGGGTGTTCGCCTTGAATCCACCCTCCATTCCCGGGCTGGGCGTCGCAGGCGGCTTCACCTTCAAACTGGAGGACCGTGGCGGGATGGGCTACAGCGCCCTGCTCGATGCGCGCAACCAGCTGCTGGGCAAAGCGAGTGAAAGCCCGATCCTGCAGAACGTACGCCCTGAAGGGGCGGATGATGCGCCGCGGTTGCGCGTCAACATCGACCGTATCAAGGCGCGTGCACTGGGGCTTTCGATCGACGAGGTCAACGCGACGCTGGCGATAGCCTTCGGCAGTGCCTACGCCAATGACTTCAACCGCGACGGACGGGTGCTCCAGGTCCTGTTGCAGGCCGATGCGCCCTATCGGATGACGCCTCAGGACGTGTTGGATCTCAAGGTGATCAACGATCAGGGCGAAAGCGTGCCGTTCGGTGCGTTCACCTCGGTGGAGTGGACCGAAGGGCCAACCCAGTTGCAGCGTTACAACGGCTATTCGGCGCTGACCCTCTCCGGCAGCGCCGCGCCCAGCTCGACGACGGGCGAAGCGATGACCGAGATGGAGCGGCTGGCGGCCGAGTTGCCTGGCGGATTCAGTTATGAGTGGACCGGAGCGTCACTGGAGGAGCAGCAAGCCTCCGGGCAGGTCGGCTTGCTGTTGGGCCTGTCGTTGCTGGTGGTACTGATGGTGCTCGCAGCGCTCTATGAAAGCTGGACGGTGCCCATCGCCGTGCTGCTGGTGGTGCCCTTCGGCGCGCTCGGTGCGGTGTTGTTTGCCATGCTGCGCGACCTGCCGGCGGACGTGTATTTCAACGTCGGGCTGGTCACCATCATTGGCCTGTCGGCAAAAAACGCCATCCTCATCGTCGAGTTCGCCATCGAGGAGGAAGGGCATGGAAAGAGCCTGACCGATG
- a CDS encoding mechanosensitive ion channel family protein, with product MHTHLTFSTPRRAVWLLLVMLACQALMPAGSAAQESVATVRLDGRALFRIGPDDALEPRPRARQIERQLAAVLETPQGITRARISPSETENEGLQISVAGRPLLVVSPADAEANGLTLDKLAREWAAIIDRALATAVKRRDSDRGRFVTPVQSSVETAFARLLESAINIIPRVLAALLVLLLFWGLATAVRALMRKLVSRLANDLTVENLVRQVSYYAVWLLGIMVAASAFGLEPSTLATGLGLTSLALGFALKDILSNFVSGLLILTLRPFQLGDQIIIGETEGSVERIELRATQIRTYDGRRVLVPNAETFTSRVTNNTAAPVRRGKVVCMLGYGIDIDAISAVMREAAQQTTGVLATPEASVHLIDLGESQLVFDVQFWCDSRRSDFVATASEVRKSLIAALRAARVTLPDEARQNVVLHTPKA from the coding sequence ATGCACACGCACCTAACCTTTTCAACGCCCCGTCGCGCCGTCTGGCTGCTTTTAGTCATGCTGGCCTGTCAGGCACTGATGCCTGCCGGGTCCGCCGCCCAGGAAAGCGTCGCCACGGTGCGGCTGGACGGCCGTGCCCTGTTTCGTATCGGGCCTGACGACGCGCTGGAACCCCGGCCGCGTGCACGGCAGATCGAACGGCAGCTGGCGGCGGTCTTGGAAACGCCACAAGGCATTACCCGCGCACGCATTTCACCGAGCGAAACCGAGAATGAAGGCCTGCAGATCAGTGTGGCCGGGCGGCCGCTGCTGGTGGTATCGCCGGCAGACGCCGAAGCCAACGGGCTGACCCTGGACAAACTGGCGCGTGAGTGGGCTGCGATCATCGATCGTGCGTTAGCGACCGCGGTTAAGCGCCGTGATTCGGACCGCGGCCGCTTCGTCACCCCCGTCCAGTCGAGCGTCGAGACCGCATTTGCGCGCTTACTCGAATCAGCGATCAATATCATTCCGCGGGTCCTCGCTGCCCTGCTGGTATTGCTGTTGTTCTGGGGCCTGGCCACGGCGGTGCGCGCGTTGATGAGAAAGCTGGTCAGCCGCCTGGCGAACGACCTGACCGTGGAAAACCTGGTGCGCCAGGTCAGCTATTACGCCGTCTGGCTGCTCGGCATCATGGTCGCTGCAAGCGCTTTCGGGCTGGAGCCAAGTACGCTGGCGACCGGCCTTGGGCTGACCAGCCTGGCGCTGGGTTTCGCACTCAAGGACATCCTCTCCAACTTTGTCAGCGGCTTGCTGATCCTGACGCTGCGCCCATTCCAACTGGGCGACCAGATCATCATCGGCGAAACCGAAGGCAGCGTTGAGCGCATCGAACTGCGCGCAACGCAGATTCGCACCTATGACGGCCGGCGCGTGCTGGTCCCGAATGCCGAAACCTTTACCTCGCGTGTCACCAACAACACGGCGGCACCGGTCCGGCGTGGCAAGGTGGTTTGCATGCTGGGATACGGCATCGACATCGATGCAATCAGTGCAGTGATGCGCGAGGCCGCCCAGCAGACCACCGGTGTGCTGGCGACTCCGGAAGCCTCGGTACACCTCATTGATCTGGGCGAGAGTCAACTGGTGTTCGACGTGCAGTTCTGGTGCGATTCGCGCCGCTCGGATTTCGTCGCCACCGCATCAGAGGTGCGAAAGAGCCTGATAGCGGCACTGCGCGCGGCCAGAGTCACGCTGCCTGACGAGGCGCGCCAGAACGTAGTGCTCCATACCCCAAAAGCCTGA